DNA sequence from the Fibrobacter sp. genome:
TATATACTAAATAAATGACTCAATTCATTAACAGAATAGCGAGATGGACGCCTACGGCGTCCGCGGCTTCGGCTCGGTCATGTCGGCAAGCAAGCTTGACGTCGCGACACTCGCCTTGCACGCTTTTGCCAAAACGTGCACTTCGTTTACGTTTTGCCCTTCGGGCTTGCCGTGCTGCGCACGGTCAAGGCCTCCCGCGTCGCGTTTCACTTCGTTCCGCTCCGCGGTAGTCGAACTCACGACTACGTCGCTCGTCCGGAATCTCTCGCTATTCCGGATATAAAAAGAAAACCACCCTGATGGGTGGTTTTTCTTTTTATCGGAATAGCGAGATAAGACAAAAGTTTCACGGTGTTCAACTTTTGCCCTTCGGGTTACGCCTTGCGGCGTAATCTCTAAATCGCCTAAATTCACTGCGTTCAAATGGCGATTTAGTCGAACTCACTTCGTGAGTTCTCATCTCGCGTATAATTCCGATACGAAAAAAGCACCCACAAGGGGTGCTTTTCGTATCGGAATAGCGAGATTCGAACTCACGACCTCTTGCTCCCGAAGCAAGCGCTCTACCAGGCTGAGCTATATTCCGGATTGGTGGGCACAATTATAGATAAAAAGTGGAACTTTTTAAAGGGGTCGGGGGCGAAAAAATTGAAAAATTGTGCAAAATTTACCTTTTACGGACGGTTTTTGCGGGCTTTTTGGGGCTGGGACGTGTCGGGGTGTCGCTGTTGGCGGGTTTTCCGATGATCATGATGCTTGAACCGGCGTTGTCGGGCTCGACTTTGTACAGGCGGATGCGGTTGCTCCATTCGGACCGGACCTTGCGGTCAATGATGCGTTTTACGTTCCCGTAGCTGGGGTTTCCGCCGCCGTGGATGACCCTGAGGACTTTCAGGCCGGCGATGGTGAGGTCATCGATGCGCCGCTCGACGGCTTCTGCGGCTTCGTCGGCGGTCATGCCGTGCAGGTCGATTTCGTCTTCGGGCATGGGCAGGTCCCAGGCGGCAGGGTTGCGGCGCATCTTGCGTCCGCGCGCAAGGCGTGCGGGGCGCTGCACGGCGGCGTTTTCCGCATCGACGCGCATCTGCTCGTCCTTGTCTTCCATGCGGTGGTTCATGATCCACTGCATCTGGAATTCTTCTTCTGCGTTCAAAACCATCTCAAACCTCAGCCCAAATATAGGCATTTATAGCCATCGATAAACAGATTTAATTTAGAATATAAACGTTTGATAATTACAAAAAACAGCTACTACCTGGGAGGCGTCGGCCACAACCTGACAAGGCGAGTGCCGCAGCCATACTTGTATGGCTATGGCCGAGCCGTAAGGTTGGCGCTTGCGCCAGGATGGGGAGAATTAAGAACGGGTAATAAAATTCCCGTGGTAATTCCAGCTCCACTGGTCGGGGTGTTCCGCTATCCATTTTTCGACTTCGCTTGCGATATCTGCGGTGAGGTCACGCCCCTCAGCCTCGTAGTGCGGCGGGAAGTACTTCTCGAAGCGGATGACGATGCGCTGTTTGCGGTGCGGCTTGCGCTTGTCGCTTTCCTCGATAAACGTGCGGAAGATGACGATGCCCGCTCCCATGCTGTTGATCTTTTGCGGGAGCCTCAGATACATCGTGGTCGGTCTTCCGAAAAGCGTGACGGTGTTGCCCTTGGTGTTTTTGCCTTGGTCGAAAACCATCGCGAGGATGCCCTTGGTGCGGAACAGTTCGCGGATGAGTTTTCCGGTTTCTTCGGGGTGGTATTCGGTGAGGTGCGGGTCGCTGCGCAGTTCCTTGAGAACGTCGCGGAATGCGGTGTCGCCGACGGAATCGGTGATGAGATGTACGTGATCGCTATAGCGGCAGAGGGCGCGGTGCATCAGTTCGAAGGCGCCTTGGTGGATGCTGATGCCGGCGATGGGCATGCCGATTTTCGCACATTCGGCGACGGCGTCGCGGATGATTTCTTCGTTCTCGTACACGATGCGGTCGGTCGTGCTCCTGATGCGGGCGAGGCCGCGGTACGAATCGAGGGCGTCCCAGAAGATGCCATGGAATACGTCGCGCGCGGTCATTTTTTGCAGCGGCTCGGCGCCGTTTAAACGCGGTGTGCCGTTTAATGTGGCGCCTTTATCCCGCGTCTCTATATATTCCCGTGCTTTATCGAGGTGCTTTTCCACACGGCCGTAGGCGCGCTTGGTGTGGAGCGCCTTGTAGACGGGAAACGCGATGGTAAAAAGGAACGAGTAAAAGAAGTCCGGCAGCCGGAGCAATACGAAGAATAGAAACTTGTATATGCCGAACTTTATTTTGTGCATTGGAATGGTGATGCCGCAACGAGTACAGCGAGACAGATGCTACTGTTCGTCGAATTCCAAGATGTTTCTGCCGAGTTCGCGCTCGAACAGCCTGCGTGTAAGCCCTTCGCCCGAGTAACTGAGCGTGGGGGAGACTTCGTAGAGCTTGTCCGGCTTCACTTCGATGTGTGCCTTGCGGAGCCATTCCTTGTGCAGCTTGCCGATCATGGTACGCGCCGTTTTCGGGGAGTCGTTCCCGTCGGCGTTCTTGACCGGGCTGAATTCCTCTTCGCGGATGACGCCGAAGGGGAGCATGGAACCCAGCAGCGGGAAGGCGTCGAACAGGAACTGTTCGAACTTCCAGCATTTTTCGATGCCGCAGACGGTCTTCCTTGCGGTATGCCACGGGAGCTTGCCGGTCTGTACCTTGCGGAGGGCCGAAATTTTGAACAAGTGAATGGCGATGTTCCCGCCGTCAAATACAAGGCTTCCGTCGGGGTTCGTCATGTCGCGGTAATTCTCGGGAAGGTCGCTGTATTCGACAACGCCGGGCTTTTTGTTCTGGAAGGCGAAAATGCCGACCTTTTCGGATGCGTTTGCCTTGTGCACGACCTTGGAGGCGCTGACGGCCATCCCGTTGTCGGCGAGTGCGCCGATGAATGCTGGGTCGCAAATGCGGCAGAGCGCGTTGTCAACGCTGTAGAGGAACACGTACTGGATTCCCTTCTCTACGAGCCAGGCGAGGGTGCCGCTCTGGGCGAGTGCGCGGAAGCAGCCACCGTTTCCGTCGGGCACGAGGGCGAGCCTGTCGCCGTCAAGCACGGCCTTGCCATCGGGCGTGAGCGCGCAGATGGTTCCCTGCTCGAAGAAGCGGATGTTGTCGCGGTCCATGCCGAAGAAGTTGTGCTCGGTAAAGAAGTTGACGGTCGCCTCGTGGTTCAAGGGGCTCGTCATGATGCACCAGGGAATGGGGTGGCCCACCTGTGCGGCGAGGTTCTGCAAGCGTTCCGCCTGCAATTGGAAAAGGCTCTTGTGGCTCGGGAGCCCGATATCGAACATGCCCTTCGGGCCATCGAACCCGAGGCGCGAACCCTGGCCGCCTGCTACGAGGAATGCGGCCACCTTGCCCTTCCCGAGCAGCATCTCTCCGATTTCTTTCCAGTAGTTGTACTTGAGGTCGTCTTCGGCAATCCTGAACGGCATCGGCTTCAAATCGGCAGACACGTTGTCTTCGAGCGAAGCGTTCGACTTTTCGGTGTAGAGAGCCTTCAGTTCTTCCCAGTCTTGGCTCAGGATGTCGCGTTCGAGGAGCTTGCGCGCCTCCCCGGTCAATGTTTCGAGATGAGCCGTCAACTCCTGCTGGCCGGCAGCGTTCAAAGTTTCAATAATGTCTTTTTCCATACTATCTCAAACCGAAGAATATCACCATGCTCACGATAAGCGCGAAGATGCTTATCAGGTGCATGCGCCACACGATTTTCGAGTTCATCAGGGGCTTGCTCGGGAACTTGCCTTCCCACTTCTTCTGGTAGTGGTGGTGCAGCGGCGCGCAGAGGAATATGCGCTTGCCGGTTCCAGTCGCCTTCTTGGTAATCTTGAACCAGAGAATCTGGAGGAGCACCGAGCAGGCTTCTGCAATGATAATCACGCACACGATGGGGAGGAACAGGCCCGCCTGCACCAGGATGAACATGATGCCGATGGTGGCGCCGAAGCCCACGGAACCCGCGTCGCCCATGTAGATTTCGGCGGGAGGGCTGTTGAACCACAGGTAGGCGAGCAGCGCGCCCGCGATGGACATGGCGATGGGGAAGAGTTCGTCACAGCCGGGCAGGTACGGCACGTGCAGGTAGGTGCTGAAGATGAAGTTGCCGCTCACGTAGGCGACAAGTCCCACGAAAACCATGCTGGTGAGGATGGGCACCGAGACGAGGCTGTCGAGACCGTCGGTAAAGTTGGTGCCGTTAGCGCTTGCCGCAATGACAAACGTCATGAACGCAACAAAAATCCAGTTGGGGAGATGAATCTGGAATACGTCGATGGGGCAGAAGGGAATGGTCAGGTCGCCCTTGAGCTCGGGGATGAACTTGTAGCAGAAAATCGCGACGATCAGGCTGAACAGGAAGTAGAGGAACAGGCGCAGGCTGCTGGAAATGCCGTCGGCCTTGTCCATGTAGTCGGCGGCTTTGAGTTTGCCGAGCTTGATGAGGCGCTTGGCCCTGACTTTCGCGATGTCGTCGATGGCTCCCACGGCGGAGAACGCGGCGAGGATGACCAGCGTGGAAATCGTATAGCCGTTCATCTTGCAGACGAGGAGCGACACGATTT
Encoded proteins:
- a CDS encoding Smr/MutS family protein; its protein translation is MVLNAEEEFQMQWIMNHRMEDKDEQMRVDAENAAVQRPARLARGRKMRRNPAAWDLPMPEDEIDLHGMTADEAAEAVERRIDDLTIAGLKVLRVIHGGGNPSYGNVKRIIDRKVRSEWSNRIRLYKVEPDNAGSSIMIIGKPANSDTPTRPSPKKPAKTVRKR
- a CDS encoding lauroyl acyltransferase, which encodes MLRLPDFFYSFLFTIAFPVYKALHTKRAYGRVEKHLDKAREYIETRDKGATLNGTPRLNGAEPLQKMTARDVFHGIFWDALDSYRGLARIRSTTDRIVYENEEIIRDAVAECAKIGMPIAGISIHQGAFELMHRALCRYSDHVHLITDSVGDTAFRDVLKELRSDPHLTEYHPEETGKLIRELFRTKGILAMVFDQGKNTKGNTVTLFGRPTTMYLRLPQKINSMGAGIVIFRTFIEESDKRKPHRKQRIVIRFEKYFPPHYEAEGRDLTADIASEVEKWIAEHPDQWSWNYHGNFITRS
- a CDS encoding UDPGP type 1 family protein produces the protein MEKDIIETLNAAGQQELTAHLETLTGEARKLLERDILSQDWEELKALYTEKSNASLEDNVSADLKPMPFRIAEDDLKYNYWKEIGEMLLGKGKVAAFLVAGGQGSRLGFDGPKGMFDIGLPSHKSLFQLQAERLQNLAAQVGHPIPWCIMTSPLNHEATVNFFTEHNFFGMDRDNIRFFEQGTICALTPDGKAVLDGDRLALVPDGNGGCFRALAQSGTLAWLVEKGIQYVFLYSVDNALCRICDPAFIGALADNGMAVSASKVVHKANASEKVGIFAFQNKKPGVVEYSDLPENYRDMTNPDGSLVFDGGNIAIHLFKISALRKVQTGKLPWHTARKTVCGIEKCWKFEQFLFDAFPLLGSMLPFGVIREEEFSPVKNADGNDSPKTARTMIGKLHKEWLRKAHIEVKPDKLYEVSPTLSYSGEGLTRRLFERELGRNILEFDEQ
- the mraY gene encoding phospho-N-acetylmuramoyl-pentapeptide-transferase: MLCHWLYHITSMDLFDGRLFRAGAAAMLSIILVLFFMPKYIRLLQGLDATSDFDKDGKTKSPPIMGGLLLVVVVEIVSLLVCKMNGYTISTLVILAAFSAVGAIDDIAKVRAKRLIKLGKLKAADYMDKADGISSSLRLFLYFLFSLIVAIFCYKFIPELKGDLTIPFCPIDVFQIHLPNWIFVAFMTFVIAASANGTNFTDGLDSLVSVPILTSMVFVGLVAYVSGNFIFSTYLHVPYLPGCDELFPIAMSIAGALLAYLWFNSPPAEIYMGDAGSVGFGATIGIMFILVQAGLFLPIVCVIIIAEACSVLLQILWFKITKKATGTGKRIFLCAPLHHHYQKKWEGKFPSKPLMNSKIVWRMHLISIFALIVSMVIFFGLR